A stretch of the Xiphias gladius isolate SHS-SW01 ecotype Sanya breed wild chromosome 19, ASM1685928v1, whole genome shotgun sequence genome encodes the following:
- the tsc1a gene encoding TSC complex subunit 1a isoform X4 produces MIPQAGKQHIYDFFDVFGRLASWSYRNPGHVPLVNLVHLHAGVYSLFHRLYGMFPCNFISYLRLHYSMKENLDTFQEIVKPMLEHVRVHPELVTGTQDYELDPSRWRCYEVHDIVIECSRLSLDPLESSCEEDIYSSLRDPPSSSSSPRPPPLSSPLPLLDLTSGPLHTETIGSSGGSVCPLLSGRPTLPLPQLTFNTSYTQADDVTWSPSSLCGLSTPPPEPAATGSAHPLSRTTSISGVKCPSSASVPVTPPTEENQGGGPVPLSDNQVKQQPIAELKGSSIQPVPEKEERGQSDVINTDSEEVRSEESHQPPPSSSSSSTVSSPSLRLTSTPSRDGSTSGSSLPPPPSSTSLCFTPPHPSNTSTHRSREGSPALFGPTHHDQSPASPYEPLFELALPRAATLFIGRKTQEVLERATGQQEMGGGGGVEGEEREEDETSVSPLEVLDQLIVHGHDAHEHLSRRLSAVNKSVDRSHFGGKQQSMKTKGPALGEELQSLRSQLLLIHSQLQYERFKRQQHAVRNRRLLRRVINATALEEQSVAMKAQLGVQNEEIRSLKLSLEEEQRRYTQLQQDTHAQTKQLHTRIQQLLLQQQDEQRENQRLQSELQECQSKLRDLEAELQKANNKAYNAEHQLTQLSLKLCSSEQLQQQMFLLNQQIVLLRETNRILTEQLEGVETDHWTEASMLQCSVGKEYQRLKDSEVQQRQKLEAANHRIAELENQLAKKDQLILDQKKLLEETKAQSRAELSACESRCVALRRITQNLQTEMLHLYSQVHLDAHALSLPQDVCSRPNGGSVALPVAQGSLRSCPSSSSVGIVNGAVEALSTSPLHLASCSSSPLSLSPIDSPLAVGSFLEQRARQLFRSTNHSQEQEEPREAEAQEDEEVQPESLPLGQAAEEATLLSGSPQTEPPSQAAAPSIPASKPPALPPGPAPRAELTLTVRQRRHELSIMDYDETLPEY; encoded by the exons ATGATCCCACAGGCCGGGAAACAACACATTTACGACTTCTTCGATGTGTTCGGGCGCCTCGCATCCTGGAGCTACAGAAACcctg GTCACGTACCTCTGGTCAACCTGGTCCACCTCCATGCAGGTGTTTACTCTCTGTTCCACCGTCTGTACGGGATGTTTCCCTGTAACTTCATCTCCTACCTTAGACTCCACTACAGCATGAAGGAGAACCTGGACACCTTCCAGGAGATCGTCAAG ccgATGTTGGAGCACGTGAGGGTTCACCCTGAGTTGGTCACAGGGACTCAGGACTATGAACTGGACCCATCCAG GTGGAGGTGCTACGAAGTCCATGACATTGTGATAGAGTGCTCCAGACTGTCTCTGGACCCTCTGGAGTCTTCCTGTGAGGAGGACATTTACTCCTCCCTGAGAgaccccccttcctcctcctcctcccccagaCCTCCCCCACTGTCCTCCCCACTCCCTCTCCTGGATCTCACCTCCGGTCCTCTCCACACAGAGACCATCGGCAGCTCAG GAGGTTCCGTCTGTCCCTTGCTGTCCGGACGCCCGACGCTGCCTCTGCCTCAGCTGACATTCAACACCTCCTACACACAG GCTGATGATGTCACATGGAGCCCCTCGTCTCTGTGTGGTTTGTCCACGCCCCCACCTGAACCTGCTGCTACAGGCTCCGCCCACCCACTGAGTAGAACCACCTCCATCTcag GTGTGAAATGTCCCTCATCAGCCTCCGTCCCGGTAACGCCACCAACCGAAGAGAACCAAGGTGGAGGTCCGGTTCCTCTGAGCGACAACCAG GTGAAGCAGCAGCCAATCGCAGAGCTGAAGGGGTCATCCATTCAGCCAGTaccagagaaggaggagagaggccaGAGCGATGTGATCAACACCGACAGTGAAG agGTCAGATCAGAGGAGTCCCACCagcctcccccctcctcctcctcctcctccaccgtCTCCTCTCCGTCCCTCCGGCTCACCTCCACCCCCAGCCGCGATGGGTCGACCTCAGGTTCATCTCTCCCCCCTCCGCCCTCCTCCACCTCACTCTGCTTcacacccccccacccctccaacACCTCCACCCACAGGTCAAGGGAGGGAAGCCCTGCCCTGTTTGGCCCCACCCACCACGATCAGAGTCCCGCCTCCCCATATGAACCCCTGTTTGAGCTGGCTCTGCCTCGAGCTGCCACACTCTTCATCGGGAGGAAGACTCAG GAGGTGCTGGAGAGAGCAACGGGGCAGCAGGAgatggggggaggaggaggagtggagggggaggagagggaggaggatgagacCTCTGTCTCCCCTCTTGAGGTTTTGGACCAACTGATTGTCCACGGACATGATGCCCATGAACACCTCAGCAGAAG gttgTCAGCAGTGAATAAGTCGGTGGATCGGAGTCATTTTGGAGGTAAACAGCAGAGCATGAAAACCAAAG GCCCGGCCCTGGGGGAGGAGCTTCAGTCTCTGAGGAGTCAGTTGTTGCTGATCCACAGTCAGCTTCAGTACGAACGTTTCAAACGGCAGCAACACGCCGTCAGAAACCGCCGCCTGCTGCGGAGAGTCATCAACGCCACCGCGCTGGAGGAGCAAAGCGTCGCCATG AAGGCCCAGCTCGGTGTTCAGAACGAGGAGATTCGATCTCTGAAGTTGAGTCTGGAGGAAGAACAAAGACGTTACACACAGCTTCAGcaggacacacacgcacaaaccaAGCAGCTGCACACACGCATCCAACAactgctgctgcaacaacaGGACGAGCAGAGAGAAAACCAGAGACTGCag AGCGAGCTTCAGGAGTGTCAGAGCAAGCTGAGAGATCTGGAGGCGGAGCTTCAGAAAGCCAATAACAAGGCTTACAACGCTGAACACCAGCTGACCCAGCTGTCACTGAAG ctgtgcagcagcgagcagctgcagcagcagatgttCCTGTTGAACCAGCAGATCGTCCTGCTGAGAGAAACTAACAGAATTCTGACTGAACAGCTGGAGGGAGTAGAGACCGACCACTGGAct GAGGCGTCCATGCTGCAGTGCAGTGTGGGTAAGGAGTACCAGCGTCTGAAGGACAGTGAGGTCCAGCAGAGACAGAAGCTGGAGGCAGCCAATCACAGGATAGCAGAGCTGGAGAACCAGCTGGCCAAGAAGGACCAGCTGATCTTGGATCAGAAGAAACTTCTGGAGGAGACCAAGGCCCAGAGCAG AGCTGAGCTGTCGGCCTGCGAGAGTCGCTGTGTCGCTCTGAGGAGAATCACCCAGAATCTACAGACGGAGATGCTTCACCTGTACAGCCAGGTCCACCTGGACGCACACGCACTCAGCCTGCCTCAGGACGTCTGCAGCAG gcCAAACGGCGGCAGTGTCGCCTTACCCGTTGCTCAGGGTAGCCTCAGGTCCtgcccctcctcttcttccgTTGGTATAGTAAACGGAGCTGTGGAGGctctctccacctccccctTGCACCTcgcctcctgctcctcctcccccctctccctgtcCCCCATCGACTCCCCCCTGGCCGTCGGCTCGTTCCTGGAGCAGCGAGCACGGCAGCTATTTAGATCGACCAATCACAgccaggagcaggaggagccaCGGGAAGCGGAGGCgcaggaggatgaggaggtcCAGCCAGAGAGCCTTCCCCTGGGTCAGGCGGCAGAAGAGGCCACCCTCCTCTCAGGGAGCCCCCAGACGGAGCCTCCGAGCCAGGCAGCAGCTCCCAGCATCCCTGCCTCTAAACCTCCGGCTCTGCCTCCAGGTCCTGCCCCACGGGCAGAGCTGACCCTCACTGTTCGACAGAGGAGACAC
- the tsc1a gene encoding TSC complex subunit 1a isoform X3, which produces MKMGTETQSTDGDVVVLITAVLVLITLLPMIPQAGKQHIYDFFDVFGRLASWSYRNPGHVPLVNLVHLHAGVYSLFHRLYGMFPCNFISYLRLHYSMKENLDTFQEIVKPMLEHVRVHPELVTGTQDYELDPSRWRCYEVHDIVIECSRLSLDPLESSCEEDIYSSLRDPPSSSSSPRPPPLSSPLPLLDLTSGPLHTETIGSSGGSVCPLLSGRPTLPLPQLTFNTSYTQADDVTWSPSSLCGLSTPPPEPAATGSAHPLSRTTSISGVKCPSSASVPVTPPTEENQGGGPVPLSDNQVKQQPIAELKGSSIQPVPEKEERGQSDVINTDSEEVRSEESHQPPPSSSSSSTVSSPSLRLTSTPSRDGSTSGSSLPPPPSSTSLCFTPPHPSNTSTHRSREGSPALFGPTHHDQSPASPYEPLFELALPRAATLFIGRKTQEVLERATGQQEMGGGGGVEGEEREEDETSVSPLEVLDQLIVHGHDAHEHLSRRLSAVNKSVDRSHFGGKQQSMKTKGPALGEELQSLRSQLLLIHSQLQYERFKRQQHAVRNRRLLRRVINATALEEQSVAMKAQLGVQNEEIRSLKLSLEEEQRRYTQLQQDTHAQTKQLHTRIQQLLLQQQDEQRENQRLQSELQECQSKLRDLEAELQKANNKAYNAEHQLTQLSLKLCSSEQLQQQMFLLNQQIVLLRETNRILTEQLEGVETDHWTEASMLQCSVGKEYQRLKDSEVQQRQKLEAANHRIAELENQLAKKDQLILDQKKLLEETKAQSRAELSACESRCVALRRITQNLQTEMLHLYSQVHLDAHALSLPQDVCSRPNGGSVALPVAQGSLRSCPSSSSVGIVNGAVEALSTSPLHLASCSSSPLSLSPIDSPLAVGSFLEQRARQLFRSTNHSQEQEEPREAEAQEDEEVQPESLPLGQAAEEATLLSGSPQTEPPSQAAAPSIPASKPPALPPGPAPRAELTLTVRQRRHELSIMDYDETLPEY; this is translated from the exons ATGAAGATGGGAACAGAAACACAGTCG ACAGACGGTGACGTGGTGGTCCTGATCACCGCAGTCCTGGTCCTCATCACTCTGTTACCCATGATCCCACAGGCCGGGAAACAACACATTTACGACTTCTTCGATGTGTTCGGGCGCCTCGCATCCTGGAGCTACAGAAACcctg GTCACGTACCTCTGGTCAACCTGGTCCACCTCCATGCAGGTGTTTACTCTCTGTTCCACCGTCTGTACGGGATGTTTCCCTGTAACTTCATCTCCTACCTTAGACTCCACTACAGCATGAAGGAGAACCTGGACACCTTCCAGGAGATCGTCAAG ccgATGTTGGAGCACGTGAGGGTTCACCCTGAGTTGGTCACAGGGACTCAGGACTATGAACTGGACCCATCCAG GTGGAGGTGCTACGAAGTCCATGACATTGTGATAGAGTGCTCCAGACTGTCTCTGGACCCTCTGGAGTCTTCCTGTGAGGAGGACATTTACTCCTCCCTGAGAgaccccccttcctcctcctcctcccccagaCCTCCCCCACTGTCCTCCCCACTCCCTCTCCTGGATCTCACCTCCGGTCCTCTCCACACAGAGACCATCGGCAGCTCAG GAGGTTCCGTCTGTCCCTTGCTGTCCGGACGCCCGACGCTGCCTCTGCCTCAGCTGACATTCAACACCTCCTACACACAG GCTGATGATGTCACATGGAGCCCCTCGTCTCTGTGTGGTTTGTCCACGCCCCCACCTGAACCTGCTGCTACAGGCTCCGCCCACCCACTGAGTAGAACCACCTCCATCTcag GTGTGAAATGTCCCTCATCAGCCTCCGTCCCGGTAACGCCACCAACCGAAGAGAACCAAGGTGGAGGTCCGGTTCCTCTGAGCGACAACCAG GTGAAGCAGCAGCCAATCGCAGAGCTGAAGGGGTCATCCATTCAGCCAGTaccagagaaggaggagagaggccaGAGCGATGTGATCAACACCGACAGTGAAG agGTCAGATCAGAGGAGTCCCACCagcctcccccctcctcctcctcctcctccaccgtCTCCTCTCCGTCCCTCCGGCTCACCTCCACCCCCAGCCGCGATGGGTCGACCTCAGGTTCATCTCTCCCCCCTCCGCCCTCCTCCACCTCACTCTGCTTcacacccccccacccctccaacACCTCCACCCACAGGTCAAGGGAGGGAAGCCCTGCCCTGTTTGGCCCCACCCACCACGATCAGAGTCCCGCCTCCCCATATGAACCCCTGTTTGAGCTGGCTCTGCCTCGAGCTGCCACACTCTTCATCGGGAGGAAGACTCAG GAGGTGCTGGAGAGAGCAACGGGGCAGCAGGAgatggggggaggaggaggagtggagggggaggagagggaggaggatgagacCTCTGTCTCCCCTCTTGAGGTTTTGGACCAACTGATTGTCCACGGACATGATGCCCATGAACACCTCAGCAGAAG gttgTCAGCAGTGAATAAGTCGGTGGATCGGAGTCATTTTGGAGGTAAACAGCAGAGCATGAAAACCAAAG GCCCGGCCCTGGGGGAGGAGCTTCAGTCTCTGAGGAGTCAGTTGTTGCTGATCCACAGTCAGCTTCAGTACGAACGTTTCAAACGGCAGCAACACGCCGTCAGAAACCGCCGCCTGCTGCGGAGAGTCATCAACGCCACCGCGCTGGAGGAGCAAAGCGTCGCCATG AAGGCCCAGCTCGGTGTTCAGAACGAGGAGATTCGATCTCTGAAGTTGAGTCTGGAGGAAGAACAAAGACGTTACACACAGCTTCAGcaggacacacacgcacaaaccaAGCAGCTGCACACACGCATCCAACAactgctgctgcaacaacaGGACGAGCAGAGAGAAAACCAGAGACTGCag AGCGAGCTTCAGGAGTGTCAGAGCAAGCTGAGAGATCTGGAGGCGGAGCTTCAGAAAGCCAATAACAAGGCTTACAACGCTGAACACCAGCTGACCCAGCTGTCACTGAAG ctgtgcagcagcgagcagctgcagcagcagatgttCCTGTTGAACCAGCAGATCGTCCTGCTGAGAGAAACTAACAGAATTCTGACTGAACAGCTGGAGGGAGTAGAGACCGACCACTGGAct GAGGCGTCCATGCTGCAGTGCAGTGTGGGTAAGGAGTACCAGCGTCTGAAGGACAGTGAGGTCCAGCAGAGACAGAAGCTGGAGGCAGCCAATCACAGGATAGCAGAGCTGGAGAACCAGCTGGCCAAGAAGGACCAGCTGATCTTGGATCAGAAGAAACTTCTGGAGGAGACCAAGGCCCAGAGCAG AGCTGAGCTGTCGGCCTGCGAGAGTCGCTGTGTCGCTCTGAGGAGAATCACCCAGAATCTACAGACGGAGATGCTTCACCTGTACAGCCAGGTCCACCTGGACGCACACGCACTCAGCCTGCCTCAGGACGTCTGCAGCAG gcCAAACGGCGGCAGTGTCGCCTTACCCGTTGCTCAGGGTAGCCTCAGGTCCtgcccctcctcttcttccgTTGGTATAGTAAACGGAGCTGTGGAGGctctctccacctccccctTGCACCTcgcctcctgctcctcctcccccctctccctgtcCCCCATCGACTCCCCCCTGGCCGTCGGCTCGTTCCTGGAGCAGCGAGCACGGCAGCTATTTAGATCGACCAATCACAgccaggagcaggaggagccaCGGGAAGCGGAGGCgcaggaggatgaggaggtcCAGCCAGAGAGCCTTCCCCTGGGTCAGGCGGCAGAAGAGGCCACCCTCCTCTCAGGGAGCCCCCAGACGGAGCCTCCGAGCCAGGCAGCAGCTCCCAGCATCCCTGCCTCTAAACCTCCGGCTCTGCCTCCAGGTCCTGCCCCACGGGCAGAGCTGACCCTCACTGTTCGACAGAGGAGACAC
- the tsc1a gene encoding TSC complex subunit 1a isoform X2: protein MMSREQVSISELLLSLDSSDLQEAEQVRATVNQQLSTDRGGAVLSSLVEYYLDSSSSQAVLLLSSIREPHHKSLLEKLNESLNRPGTRLAGLTLLGHLIRKQPPWVHHISRSALLSSLLRCLKTDGDVVVLITAVLVLITLLPMIPQAGKQHIYDFFDVFGRLASWSYRNPGHVPLVNLVHLHAGVYSLFHRLYGMFPCNFISYLRLHYSMKENLDTFQEIVKPMLEHVRVHPELVTGTQDYELDPSRWRCYEVHDIVIECSRLSLDPLESSCEEDIYSSLRDPPSSSSSPRPPPLSSPLPLLDLTSGPLHTETIGSSGGSVCPLLSGRPTLPLPQLTFNTSYTQADDVTWSPSSLCGLSTPPPEPAATGSAHPLSRTTSISGVKCPSSASVPVTPPTEENQGGGPVPLSDNQVKQQPIAELKGSSIQPVPEKEERGQSDVINTDSEEVRSEESHQPPPSSSSSSTVSSPSLRLTSTPSRDGSTSGSSLPPPPSSTSLCFTPPHPSNTSTHRSREGSPALFGPTHHDQSPASPYEPLFELALPRAATLFIGRKTQEVLERATGQQEMGGGGGVEGEEREEDETSVSPLEVLDQLIVHGHDAHEHLSRRLSAVNKSVDRSHFGGPALGEELQSLRSQLLLIHSQLQYERFKRQQHAVRNRRLLRRVINATALEEQSVAMKAQLGVQNEEIRSLKLSLEEEQRRYTQLQQDTHAQTKQLHTRIQQLLLQQQDEQRENQRLQSELQECQSKLRDLEAELQKANNKAYNAEHQLTQLSLKLCSSEQLQQQMFLLNQQIVLLRETNRILTEQLEGVETDHWTEASMLQCSVGKEYQRLKDSEVQQRQKLEAANHRIAELENQLAKKDQLILDQKKLLEETKAQSRAELSACESRCVALRRITQNLQTEMLHLYSQVHLDAHALSLPQDVCSRPNGGSVALPVAQGSLRSCPSSSSVGIVNGAVEALSTSPLHLASCSSSPLSLSPIDSPLAVGSFLEQRARQLFRSTNHSQEQEEPREAEAQEDEEVQPESLPLGQAAEEATLLSGSPQTEPPSQAAAPSIPASKPPALPPGPAPRAELTLTVRQRRHELSIMDYDETLPEY, encoded by the exons ctggtgGAGTACTACTTGGACTCCTCGTCCTCTCAGGCGGTGCTCCTCCTGTCCTCCATCAGAGAACCTCATCACAAG TCCCTGTTGGAGAAGCTGAATGAGTCTCTGAACAGACCTGGGACCAGACTGGCTGGTCTCACCCTGCTGGGTCACCTGATCCGGAAACAGCCACCATGGGTTCATCACATCAGCCGCTCGGCCCTGCTGTCGTCCCTGCTGCGCTGCCTCAAG ACAGACGGTGACGTGGTGGTCCTGATCACCGCAGTCCTGGTCCTCATCACTCTGTTACCCATGATCCCACAGGCCGGGAAACAACACATTTACGACTTCTTCGATGTGTTCGGGCGCCTCGCATCCTGGAGCTACAGAAACcctg GTCACGTACCTCTGGTCAACCTGGTCCACCTCCATGCAGGTGTTTACTCTCTGTTCCACCGTCTGTACGGGATGTTTCCCTGTAACTTCATCTCCTACCTTAGACTCCACTACAGCATGAAGGAGAACCTGGACACCTTCCAGGAGATCGTCAAG ccgATGTTGGAGCACGTGAGGGTTCACCCTGAGTTGGTCACAGGGACTCAGGACTATGAACTGGACCCATCCAG GTGGAGGTGCTACGAAGTCCATGACATTGTGATAGAGTGCTCCAGACTGTCTCTGGACCCTCTGGAGTCTTCCTGTGAGGAGGACATTTACTCCTCCCTGAGAgaccccccttcctcctcctcctcccccagaCCTCCCCCACTGTCCTCCCCACTCCCTCTCCTGGATCTCACCTCCGGTCCTCTCCACACAGAGACCATCGGCAGCTCAG GAGGTTCCGTCTGTCCCTTGCTGTCCGGACGCCCGACGCTGCCTCTGCCTCAGCTGACATTCAACACCTCCTACACACAG GCTGATGATGTCACATGGAGCCCCTCGTCTCTGTGTGGTTTGTCCACGCCCCCACCTGAACCTGCTGCTACAGGCTCCGCCCACCCACTGAGTAGAACCACCTCCATCTcag GTGTGAAATGTCCCTCATCAGCCTCCGTCCCGGTAACGCCACCAACCGAAGAGAACCAAGGTGGAGGTCCGGTTCCTCTGAGCGACAACCAG GTGAAGCAGCAGCCAATCGCAGAGCTGAAGGGGTCATCCATTCAGCCAGTaccagagaaggaggagagaggccaGAGCGATGTGATCAACACCGACAGTGAAG agGTCAGATCAGAGGAGTCCCACCagcctcccccctcctcctcctcctcctccaccgtCTCCTCTCCGTCCCTCCGGCTCACCTCCACCCCCAGCCGCGATGGGTCGACCTCAGGTTCATCTCTCCCCCCTCCGCCCTCCTCCACCTCACTCTGCTTcacacccccccacccctccaacACCTCCACCCACAGGTCAAGGGAGGGAAGCCCTGCCCTGTTTGGCCCCACCCACCACGATCAGAGTCCCGCCTCCCCATATGAACCCCTGTTTGAGCTGGCTCTGCCTCGAGCTGCCACACTCTTCATCGGGAGGAAGACTCAG GAGGTGCTGGAGAGAGCAACGGGGCAGCAGGAgatggggggaggaggaggagtggagggggaggagagggaggaggatgagacCTCTGTCTCCCCTCTTGAGGTTTTGGACCAACTGATTGTCCACGGACATGATGCCCATGAACACCTCAGCAGAAG gttgTCAGCAGTGAATAAGTCGGTGGATCGGAGTCATTTTGGAG GCCCGGCCCTGGGGGAGGAGCTTCAGTCTCTGAGGAGTCAGTTGTTGCTGATCCACAGTCAGCTTCAGTACGAACGTTTCAAACGGCAGCAACACGCCGTCAGAAACCGCCGCCTGCTGCGGAGAGTCATCAACGCCACCGCGCTGGAGGAGCAAAGCGTCGCCATG AAGGCCCAGCTCGGTGTTCAGAACGAGGAGATTCGATCTCTGAAGTTGAGTCTGGAGGAAGAACAAAGACGTTACACACAGCTTCAGcaggacacacacgcacaaaccaAGCAGCTGCACACACGCATCCAACAactgctgctgcaacaacaGGACGAGCAGAGAGAAAACCAGAGACTGCag AGCGAGCTTCAGGAGTGTCAGAGCAAGCTGAGAGATCTGGAGGCGGAGCTTCAGAAAGCCAATAACAAGGCTTACAACGCTGAACACCAGCTGACCCAGCTGTCACTGAAG ctgtgcagcagcgagcagctgcagcagcagatgttCCTGTTGAACCAGCAGATCGTCCTGCTGAGAGAAACTAACAGAATTCTGACTGAACAGCTGGAGGGAGTAGAGACCGACCACTGGAct GAGGCGTCCATGCTGCAGTGCAGTGTGGGTAAGGAGTACCAGCGTCTGAAGGACAGTGAGGTCCAGCAGAGACAGAAGCTGGAGGCAGCCAATCACAGGATAGCAGAGCTGGAGAACCAGCTGGCCAAGAAGGACCAGCTGATCTTGGATCAGAAGAAACTTCTGGAGGAGACCAAGGCCCAGAGCAG AGCTGAGCTGTCGGCCTGCGAGAGTCGCTGTGTCGCTCTGAGGAGAATCACCCAGAATCTACAGACGGAGATGCTTCACCTGTACAGCCAGGTCCACCTGGACGCACACGCACTCAGCCTGCCTCAGGACGTCTGCAGCAG gcCAAACGGCGGCAGTGTCGCCTTACCCGTTGCTCAGGGTAGCCTCAGGTCCtgcccctcctcttcttccgTTGGTATAGTAAACGGAGCTGTGGAGGctctctccacctccccctTGCACCTcgcctcctgctcctcctcccccctctccctgtcCCCCATCGACTCCCCCCTGGCCGTCGGCTCGTTCCTGGAGCAGCGAGCACGGCAGCTATTTAGATCGACCAATCACAgccaggagcaggaggagccaCGGGAAGCGGAGGCgcaggaggatgaggaggtcCAGCCAGAGAGCCTTCCCCTGGGTCAGGCGGCAGAAGAGGCCACCCTCCTCTCAGGGAGCCCCCAGACGGAGCCTCCGAGCCAGGCAGCAGCTCCCAGCATCCCTGCCTCTAAACCTCCGGCTCTGCCTCCAGGTCCTGCCCCACGGGCAGAGCTGACCCTCACTGTTCGACAGAGGAGACAC